The proteins below are encoded in one region of Bdellovibrio bacteriovorus:
- a CDS encoding ACP S-malonyltransferase: MKQAYIFPGLNALLRRTDRLRYLGRPRVKKYLHHAEEIIGDHFHQRMSFLDFLEGSVEDIYSIQNISVAAVAICSIQTAVAEELAEKEGPPDFVMGCSLGDLARAVFAQAYSFEDAVVNHIKFTQKIDGIDKIGRNIGVLAPKSQVFTDEDYQWFSDIAVDVSCLTPRFLNIGGRFQELEKVEERAKDKSWNTMKILEYPAHSRYILPYVECVREDFHSVKVRRPSIPMYSSFSATPISDPVAIREEFLLSICKPIHWNQAVQAICRNDGVTRFVNIGPCKSLSGLMRDIPVEVDIQVEDACRLYDSF; encoded by the coding sequence ATGAAGCAGGCTTATATTTTTCCAGGGCTCAACGCCTTACTTCGCCGCACGGATCGGCTTCGCTATTTAGGACGTCCTCGCGTAAAAAAATATCTGCATCACGCCGAAGAAATCATCGGCGACCATTTTCATCAACGCATGTCTTTTTTAGATTTTTTAGAAGGCAGCGTGGAGGATATTTATTCTATTCAGAACATCAGTGTTGCGGCCGTTGCGATTTGCAGTATTCAAACTGCCGTGGCCGAAGAGCTCGCGGAAAAAGAGGGGCCACCCGATTTCGTGATGGGTTGCTCATTAGGAGACCTCGCGCGCGCGGTATTTGCACAGGCCTACAGCTTTGAAGATGCGGTGGTGAACCATATCAAGTTCACTCAGAAAATTGACGGTATTGACAAGATCGGACGGAATATTGGCGTTCTTGCTCCGAAGAGTCAGGTTTTTACGGATGAAGACTATCAATGGTTCTCGGATATTGCCGTGGACGTGTCATGTTTGACTCCCCGATTCCTGAATATTGGCGGTCGTTTTCAAGAGTTGGAAAAAGTGGAAGAGCGCGCCAAGGACAAGTCATGGAATACGATGAAGATCTTAGAGTATCCCGCGCACTCACGTTACATTCTGCCTTATGTGGAATGCGTGCGAGAGGATTTTCATTCTGTGAAGGTTCGTCGACCTTCGATTCCGATGTATTCAAGCTTTAGTGCCACGCCGATTTCTGATCCGGTTGCGATTCGCGAAGAGTTTCTTTTGAGTATTTGCAAACCGATTCACTGGAACCAAGCGGTGCAGGCGATTTGTAGGAATGATGGTGTTACGAGGTTTGTGAATATTGGACCGTGTAAGAGCTTGAGTGGGTTGATGCGGGATATTCCGGTGGAGGTGGACATCCAAGTTGAAGACGCTTGTCGGCTTTACGATAGCTTTTAA
- the dnaK gene encoding molecular chaperone DnaK: MGKIIGIDLGTTNSCVAIMEGGEPKVLVNEEGARTTPSVVAYTKDGDRLVGQIAKRQAVTNPENTIYSAKRFIGRRFEEIQEEIKLVPYTVVAKGNDCAFKVQGKQVSPEEIGAAVLAKLKKVAEDYLGEPVTEAVVTVPAYFNDAQRQATKDAGRIAGLEIKRIINEPTAAALAYGMERKKDEKIAIYDFGGGTFDISILEVGDGVVEVRATNGDTHLGGDNFDTVILEWLISEFKKDQAIDLKNDKMALQRLKEAAEKAKIELSSAQETEINLPFITADQSGPKHLQTRLTRAKFDQMTEDLVKRSMEPCRKALADAGMKASEIDEVVLVGGSTRIPSIQKAVKEFFGKEPNRTVNPDEVVAVGAAVQGGVLAGDVKDVLLLDVTPLSLGIETLGGVMTTLIERNSAIPTKKSQVFSTAADNQPAVDIHVLQGERKMATDNKTLGRFELVGIPPAPRGVPQVEVTFDIDANGILHVSAKDMSSGKTQQIKITAQSGLSEDEIKRAVNDAEGHAEEDKRKAEAATQRNNLDNLVYQTEKLIKDSGSQLPESEVKAANDAIAEAKKVLENKGAEVSELKAQFEKLQAVTHKMTSELYKKQGAQPGADGSSGDQSGGEAKAEEKNGDDVIDADYKDVN, encoded by the coding sequence ATGGGTAAAATTATTGGTATCGACTTAGGAACGACGAACTCATGCGTCGCGATCATGGAGGGCGGCGAGCCTAAAGTGCTTGTGAATGAAGAGGGCGCTCGTACTACTCCTTCAGTTGTCGCTTACACTAAGGACGGCGATCGTTTGGTAGGTCAAATTGCTAAACGTCAAGCGGTGACGAATCCTGAAAACACAATCTATTCTGCAAAACGTTTCATCGGTCGCAGATTTGAAGAGATTCAAGAGGAAATCAAACTTGTTCCTTACACTGTGGTTGCTAAAGGCAACGACTGTGCTTTCAAAGTTCAAGGTAAACAGGTTTCCCCAGAGGAAATCGGTGCCGCAGTTCTAGCTAAATTGAAAAAAGTGGCTGAAGACTATCTTGGTGAACCGGTAACTGAAGCTGTAGTGACAGTTCCAGCTTACTTTAACGATGCGCAAAGACAGGCAACGAAAGATGCTGGTCGCATCGCAGGTCTTGAAATCAAACGTATCATCAACGAACCGACGGCCGCCGCTCTTGCGTACGGCATGGAAAGAAAGAAAGACGAAAAAATCGCTATCTACGACTTCGGTGGTGGTACATTCGATATTTCTATCTTGGAGGTTGGCGATGGAGTTGTGGAAGTTCGCGCTACTAATGGGGACACTCATTTGGGTGGCGATAACTTTGACACCGTAATCTTGGAATGGTTGATCTCTGAATTCAAAAAAGATCAGGCGATCGATCTTAAGAACGACAAAATGGCTTTGCAACGTTTGAAAGAAGCGGCAGAGAAAGCAAAAATCGAACTTTCTTCTGCGCAGGAAACTGAAATCAATCTTCCGTTCATCACGGCAGACCAATCAGGTCCTAAACATTTGCAAACTCGTTTGACTCGCGCAAAATTCGATCAAATGACAGAAGATCTAGTAAAACGCTCTATGGAGCCTTGCCGTAAAGCTTTGGCTGATGCAGGCATGAAAGCTTCCGAGATCGACGAAGTTGTTTTGGTGGGTGGATCGACTCGTATCCCATCTATCCAAAAAGCGGTGAAAGAGTTCTTCGGTAAAGAACCAAACCGCACTGTGAACCCTGACGAAGTGGTTGCAGTGGGTGCTGCGGTACAAGGGGGCGTTCTTGCTGGTGACGTGAAAGACGTTCTTCTTCTAGACGTAACTCCACTCAGCCTTGGTATCGAGACTTTGGGTGGCGTTATGACGACACTTATCGAAAGAAACTCAGCGATCCCTACGAAGAAATCTCAGGTGTTCTCGACGGCCGCTGACAATCAGCCAGCCGTAGACATCCATGTTCTTCAAGGTGAGCGTAAGATGGCGACAGATAACAAAACTTTGGGCCGCTTTGAGCTAGTTGGTATTCCACCAGCTCCACGTGGAGTTCCTCAAGTAGAGGTGACTTTTGATATCGACGCCAACGGTATCTTGCACGTAAGTGCGAAAGATATGTCTTCTGGTAAGACTCAACAGATCAAGATCACGGCGCAATCCGGTCTTTCTGAAGACGAGATCAAGCGTGCAGTGAACGATGCTGAAGGTCATGCTGAAGAAGATAAACGTAAAGCAGAAGCAGCAACTCAAAGAAACAACTTGGACAACTTGGTTTACCAAACTGAGAAGTTGATCAAGGATTCTGGTTCTCAATTGCCTGAAAGCGAAGTGAAAGCGGCTAACGACGCGATCGCAGAAGCGAAAAAGGTTCTAGAGAACAAAGGTGCGGAAGTGAGCGAGCTCAAAGCTCAGTTTGAAAAACTTCAAGCTGTGACTCACAAAATGACTTCTGAGCTTTATAAAAAGCAAGGAGCGCAACCAGGTGCTGACGGTTCTTCGGGTGATCAAAGCGGCGGCGAAGCCAAAGCTGAAGAGAAAAACGGCGACGACGTGATCGACGCTGACTACAAAGACGTCAACTAA
- a CDS encoding DUF1989 domain-containing protein, translating to MSDTLEQTYCVMPAQTGAAFLLRKGELLRVMTPHDFQVSDLFCFNARDLWESLSAGRSIDWADTIYLTSGHHLYSNRSNVMLTILEDSCGRHDFLMTPCSLRMFQIIAGNEDYHPSCHENLARNLAEFGIHEDQISTTFNIFMNVTVDEKGRVKIEIPVAKTGDFVLFRAEMDLVVGLTACSHEGTNHGTCKPVWYRKESDGTKSEI from the coding sequence GTGTCTGATACTTTAGAACAAACTTATTGTGTGATGCCTGCACAAACAGGAGCAGCCTTTCTTTTACGTAAAGGGGAACTTTTGCGTGTTATGACTCCGCATGATTTTCAAGTGTCGGATCTTTTTTGCTTTAATGCTCGCGATCTTTGGGAAAGTCTTTCGGCAGGTCGCTCTATCGATTGGGCCGATACAATTTATCTGACTTCGGGGCATCATCTTTATTCCAATCGTAGCAATGTGATGCTGACGATCTTAGAAGACAGCTGTGGTCGCCATGATTTTTTAATGACTCCTTGTAGTCTTCGGATGTTTCAGATTATCGCGGGCAACGAGGACTATCATCCGAGCTGTCATGAAAACCTGGCAAGGAACCTTGCGGAATTTGGAATTCATGAAGATCAGATTTCAACGACGTTCAATATTTTTATGAATGTCACTGTGGATGAAAAAGGACGAGTGAAAATTGAAATACCCGTCGCAAAAACCGGTGACTTCGTGTTATTTCGAGCGGAAATGGATTTGGTTGTGGGACTCACCGCATGTTCGCACGAGGGGACGAATCATGGAACGTGCAAACCGGTCTGGTATCGCAAAGAAAGTGATGGAACGAAGTCAGAAATTTAA
- a CDS encoding MBL fold metallo-hydrolase encodes MALQIQHFFDPGTFTLTYVAFDATTLDAVVIDPVWDFDQASGKLTTKAMEPVVKFLKEKNLKPHFVLETHAHADHLSSSQLFKNFFPGIKVAISEKITEVQKTFKTLFNLTDVNTEGKDFDLLLKDGQVFEAGSLKIKTLATPGHTPACVSYLIEDALFSGDAMFMPDSGTGRCDFPNGSAHNLYNSITQKIYTLPDSTRIFVGHDYQPQGRELRFQTSVAEQKEKNIQLAGHVSEKDFVQFRTQRDSTLAAPKLLIPSLQVNIRAGHLPPAESNGVSYVKTPLLPQ; translated from the coding sequence ATGGCTTTGCAAATTCAACATTTTTTTGACCCAGGGACTTTCACGCTCACCTACGTAGCATTTGATGCGACGACTTTGGATGCAGTGGTTATTGATCCTGTGTGGGATTTTGATCAGGCATCGGGAAAACTGACCACTAAAGCCATGGAACCTGTGGTGAAGTTTTTAAAGGAAAAAAACTTAAAGCCGCACTTTGTGTTAGAGACGCATGCTCATGCGGATCATCTTTCAAGCTCTCAACTTTTTAAAAATTTCTTTCCGGGAATCAAGGTTGCTATCAGTGAGAAAATCACTGAAGTGCAAAAAACTTTTAAGACACTCTTCAACCTGACAGATGTAAATACCGAAGGGAAAGATTTTGATTTATTGCTTAAAGATGGACAGGTCTTTGAGGCCGGATCATTAAAAATAAAAACTTTGGCGACACCGGGTCACACGCCTGCGTGCGTTTCTTATTTGATTGAGGATGCTTTATTCTCGGGTGATGCGATGTTTATGCCGGATTCAGGGACGGGTCGCTGTGATTTCCCGAATGGAAGTGCTCATAACTTATATAATTCCATCACTCAGAAAATTTATACGTTGCCTGATTCGACTCGAATTTTTGTAGGCCATGATTATCAACCCCAAGGCCGCGAATTACGCTTTCAAACCAGCGTTGCAGAACAAAAAGAAAAGAACATTCAACTTGCAGGCCATGTCAGCGAAAAAGACTTTGTGCAGTTCCGCACTCAAAGAGATTCGACTTTAGCAGCGCCGAAGCTTTTGATTCCAAGCCTTCAGGTAAACATTCGTGCGGGTCACTTGCCCCCTGCGGAATCCAATGGTGTCAGCTACGTAAAAACGCCGCTTCTTCCTCAGTAG
- a CDS encoding YeeE/YedE family protein: MTETIAYALGGGALIGLAVSIMLVFNGRVTGISGITNSFLTAQEGRLWRGVFIIGLWLGGFVMAMINPAFFTVPETPLPSVLIAGFLVGFGTVMGSGCTSGHGICGLSRLSLRSLVATVTFMLAGILVATGLKHFGGV, translated from the coding sequence ATGACTGAAACTATCGCCTATGCCCTGGGTGGGGGCGCTTTGATTGGACTGGCCGTCTCTATCATGCTGGTCTTTAACGGTCGTGTGACCGGGATTAGCGGGATCACAAATAGTTTTTTGACCGCACAAGAAGGAAGACTGTGGCGAGGCGTCTTTATCATCGGGCTTTGGCTTGGCGGGTTCGTGATGGCAATGATCAATCCGGCCTTTTTCACAGTTCCTGAAACGCCACTGCCTTCAGTGTTAATTGCGGGCTTTCTTGTGGGATTCGGTACTGTGATGGGAAGTGGCTGTACCAGTGGGCATGGCATCTGTGGACTTTCACGATTGTCGCTGCGTTCTTTAGTCGCGACTGTGACGTTTATGCTTGCAGGAATTCTTGTCGCTACGGGTTTAAAACATTTCGGGGGAGTTTAA
- a CDS encoding ferritin-like domain-containing protein, giving the protein MSLVCQDPRLESALLTALGHMEDLAAKQILGNVSASTPPQFISEIKAHAEDELRHRDALWAVRPFPEAGNSRERELRLELQNIAESFTVGYFGNPILIQAKSRFNAYVHGALTIEQFPFQIYSCFIKATPSETIRSILTSVLADEKNHIQLGKKMMETLPQAEKLCLNQLLTIEKEMCHKMVLRMTDVISAYVNVGVRKESVTASEKLGHVLSADSAATSLWIYALGDSEELAANHMQEIFRRRGLPLPADMVEHVGDEKRHAQLLRQTVLLRRRKLLQQAKYKVLEVRMRKATERYLVTYFSHVMKKFSDPDEIYLFGALGLEMRVFKHYAQLSETTHSVDVAFILDEILRDEAEHTQMVHLRLKDRGFIKPEVLKWIRQTEELCFERAASQVLGGLYAARSWKHEAELV; this is encoded by the coding sequence ATGTCTTTAGTCTGCCAGGATCCTCGCTTGGAATCGGCGCTCTTAACGGCGTTAGGTCACATGGAGGATTTAGCGGCAAAACAAATTCTGGGAAATGTGTCGGCTTCGACTCCTCCCCAATTTATTTCAGAAATTAAAGCTCATGCCGAAGATGAACTTCGGCATCGCGATGCCTTATGGGCGGTCCGGCCTTTTCCTGAAGCCGGTAATTCACGCGAACGAGAATTGCGTTTGGAGTTGCAAAACATCGCGGAAAGTTTCACTGTCGGCTATTTCGGAAACCCCATCTTGATTCAAGCAAAGTCGCGCTTCAATGCTTACGTGCATGGGGCTTTGACGATCGAGCAGTTCCCATTTCAGATATATTCTTGTTTTATCAAGGCGACGCCTTCGGAAACCATCCGCTCCATTTTAACTTCCGTATTGGCTGACGAAAAAAATCATATTCAGCTCGGAAAGAAGATGATGGAGACTTTGCCCCAAGCTGAGAAGCTCTGCTTAAATCAACTTCTGACGATCGAAAAAGAGATGTGCCATAAAATGGTATTACGTATGACCGATGTGATTTCTGCTTATGTCAATGTCGGCGTACGCAAAGAGAGCGTCACCGCCAGTGAAAAGCTGGGTCATGTGCTAAGTGCGGATTCTGCAGCGACTTCGTTATGGATTTACGCCTTAGGTGATAGCGAGGAACTTGCGGCAAATCATATGCAAGAAATCTTTAGGCGCCGTGGTCTTCCATTACCGGCTGATATGGTTGAACACGTGGGTGATGAAAAAAGGCACGCGCAGCTTTTAAGACAAACCGTTTTACTGCGACGTCGCAAGCTCTTGCAGCAAGCAAAGTACAAAGTTCTTGAAGTGCGCATGCGTAAGGCCACGGAAAGATATCTGGTGACCTACTTTAGTCATGTGATGAAAAAGTTTTCTGATCCCGATGAAATCTATCTTTTTGGGGCCTTGGGGCTTGAGATGCGGGTCTTTAAACACTATGCGCAGTTAAGTGAGACCACGCATTCCGTGGATGTTGCCTTTATCTTAGACGAAATTCTAAGAGACGAAGCCGAGCATACGCAGATGGTGCATTTGCGCCTAAAAGACCGTGGATTCATTAAGCCCGAGGTCTTAAAGTGGATCCGCCAAACCGAAGAGCTCTGTTTTGAAAGGGCTGCTTCGCAAGTTTTAGGCGGCCTGTATGCCGCTCGCTCTTGGAAGCATGAGGCGGAGCTCGTATGA
- a CDS encoding RHS repeat domain-containing protein: MFRLLISLVVLSIGFRVNSAVASSCEEDKQKAIAKAKSECAGSGCYPQGDPCWQYDGIVFEKIAGSPVNAYSMVCLVTFSYQNGTTFTSRSGKGGISDCENYSKVHVKQASTNQYNPKQICGSIVGVENQTLGEKIPLVGASFSLHYSTALSKGRIGDYIVESEVAGPVPRDYLTSFNYEVFDGSTSILNQTFINTPNQTFSFTWNGLDLSSNPVFGPKKFNINRTEISPSGSVTYPGEFTLGNFDAYEIGLGGWLPSNYHLYSHSTQKLYSSDGSVRDVVAQAFGALHYVAEIDGSVVYFFDSSGRQVSIKSGFLGYTMYAFNYDSQGRLTSVVEPFGKTTTFNRNLLGELTSITAPNGIVTAINLDSNGFISSVTNPNSEVYNLINNTAGLLISFQKPGGQINTFSYDLKGNLIKDTHSGGYFFDLVKSLTPAYPIDIRVVSSMGRAVRTYGSGDGKEVNRIVLRPAGGSEEYKYSSTATTAEETIVDRGVRQYTTSSRDARFGGTANRLESLEKTYQNGGTKRLDRSYNISLSNPADPFSISNYSSTHVFDSSIASTVTTNYDPITKRFTSTTQSGNSHYFEIDSYERPTLIKAGTQESILFAYTNEKLSSVTQGGRVTQLAYNTDGYISSVTNALNESTGFIYDSAGRVTSQVLADSRVVVFGYDLNGRVSSITPPGRSPHYFNINLNEMPSSYNPPVLSGVTNVDTTYTYNNDKQLTQIVKPSGVTVNLNYSSSNGRLQSYVTSEGTYGISIDSTTGLPSSISVPNGQNVSISYNGTKPASVWSDDSIGGSYVSIGYIPTYRKGDQLYSDEIYLGGTQEKVYYTHNADRKLETAGSLTLNYSTPNGYLSGTSIGASPNIVTDTLGYSSFGELTAYDAQYGGTSLYSYTLTRDDLGRVSSKTETLDGVSQTFEYDYDSVGRLIEVKKNSIIQSTYGYDTNNNRVSGNVGSQTITASYDAQDRITSYNVFTYVHNTNGEMISKTNTLTGETTTFTYDSFGNTKTVTLPNSDVISYYYDGLFRRVAKKVNSTLIKRWVYMDQLRVAAELDGAGNLQKRFVYASKSNVPDYMVMSGSSYRIVSDSLGSPRLVVKVSDGSVLQKVTYDEFGRVLSDTNSGAIPFKFAGGLYDEDTHLIRFGARDYDPSIGRWLSKDPILFLAGDSNVFGYVAQDPVNSIDPSGLYEICTTPLGGFSSEFGPVYHQYLCANGVCGGQTRSGNAISSAGVDSNDPAPGSTGVKCKEGPKHRQGCMDQCVADAIGGSRPQYSVINVGGANCQKWVSDTVERCSAQCNRN, translated from the coding sequence GTGTTCCGATTATTAATATCTTTAGTTGTTTTATCTATTGGATTTAGAGTTAATTCAGCCGTAGCATCTTCGTGTGAAGAAGATAAACAGAAGGCGATCGCCAAAGCGAAAAGCGAATGCGCTGGATCCGGTTGTTATCCTCAGGGGGATCCATGCTGGCAGTATGACGGGATAGTTTTTGAGAAAATTGCCGGCTCTCCAGTTAATGCCTACAGCATGGTATGTCTTGTTACTTTTAGCTACCAGAATGGAACGACGTTCACGTCTAGGTCGGGGAAAGGTGGAATTAGTGACTGCGAAAATTACTCCAAAGTACATGTCAAGCAGGCCTCCACTAACCAATATAATCCGAAACAAATTTGTGGCTCGATTGTCGGCGTTGAAAACCAAACCCTTGGAGAGAAAATTCCTCTAGTTGGTGCTAGTTTTTCTCTACATTACTCAACAGCCTTATCTAAAGGTCGCATTGGAGATTATATTGTAGAGTCTGAGGTTGCTGGGCCCGTACCACGTGACTATCTTACCTCTTTTAATTACGAAGTTTTTGATGGTAGCACGTCCATTTTAAATCAAACATTTATCAACACTCCCAACCAGACTTTCTCATTTACGTGGAATGGTCTTGATTTGAGTTCAAATCCAGTATTTGGACCAAAGAAGTTTAACATTAATAGAACTGAGATCTCACCTTCAGGCTCGGTCACCTATCCAGGTGAATTTACTCTCGGAAATTTCGATGCATATGAGATCGGATTGGGGGGCTGGCTTCCCTCTAACTATCACTTATATAGTCATTCTACCCAAAAGCTGTATTCTAGCGACGGCAGTGTGAGGGATGTTGTGGCACAAGCTTTCGGGGCACTACATTACGTAGCTGAGATCGATGGCAGCGTCGTCTATTTTTTCGATTCATCAGGCAGACAAGTCTCAATTAAGTCTGGGTTCCTAGGTTATACGATGTACGCATTCAACTACGACAGTCAGGGAAGATTAACTAGTGTCGTTGAGCCTTTTGGTAAAACGACAACATTCAACAGAAATCTCTTAGGTGAGTTGACTTCGATCACGGCTCCTAATGGTATTGTCACCGCCATCAATCTAGATTCAAATGGCTTTATTTCTTCCGTAACGAATCCAAACAGTGAGGTCTACAATCTCATTAACAATACTGCTGGCTTATTGATTTCATTTCAAAAGCCCGGTGGCCAAATAAATACCTTTTCGTATGATTTAAAAGGGAATCTCATCAAAGATACGCATTCAGGTGGATATTTTTTTGACCTTGTAAAGAGCCTGACACCGGCTTATCCCATTGACATCAGAGTGGTGTCTTCTATGGGGCGAGCGGTTCGTACCTACGGATCAGGAGATGGTAAGGAGGTAAATCGCATTGTATTACGTCCTGCTGGCGGTTCTGAGGAGTATAAATATTCGTCAACCGCAACAACTGCAGAAGAGACAATTGTTGACAGAGGAGTTCGACAATATACTACTTCCTCGCGCGATGCACGTTTTGGAGGGACTGCGAATCGCTTGGAGTCACTCGAGAAAACGTATCAGAATGGCGGCACTAAGAGGCTCGACAGAAGTTACAACATTTCACTTTCGAATCCTGCAGACCCTTTTTCAATCTCTAATTATTCTTCGACCCATGTGTTTGACTCGTCTATTGCATCTACGGTGACAACAAATTATGATCCTATCACTAAGCGTTTTACAAGTACGACTCAGTCTGGCAACAGCCATTATTTCGAAATTGATTCTTACGAGCGACCTACCCTAATTAAAGCGGGTACTCAAGAAAGTATCCTGTTTGCGTATACGAACGAAAAATTAAGTTCAGTAACCCAAGGGGGGCGAGTAACACAGCTTGCCTATAATACCGACGGTTATATTTCGTCAGTGACCAACGCCCTCAATGAAAGTACAGGCTTCATTTATGACAGCGCGGGAAGAGTGACGTCGCAAGTTTTGGCTGACAGTCGAGTTGTTGTTTTTGGCTATGATCTTAATGGAAGAGTGTCATCGATAACTCCCCCCGGTCGAAGTCCACACTATTTTAATATCAATCTGAACGAAATGCCATCATCATACAATCCTCCAGTATTGTCAGGAGTGACGAATGTCGATACAACCTATACCTATAATAATGATAAGCAACTGACACAAATTGTGAAGCCATCTGGAGTTACGGTAAATCTTAACTACAGTTCTTCAAATGGACGATTGCAATCCTACGTGACTAGCGAGGGTACATACGGTATCTCGATTGATAGTACGACTGGACTCCCTAGCTCCATTAGTGTTCCAAACGGTCAAAATGTTTCGATCTCTTATAATGGGACGAAGCCAGCTTCAGTTTGGAGTGACGATTCGATAGGCGGCTCCTATGTTTCTATCGGATACATACCTACTTATAGAAAAGGGGATCAACTTTATTCCGACGAGATTTACTTGGGTGGGACTCAAGAAAAAGTTTATTATACACATAATGCGGATCGAAAGTTAGAAACCGCAGGTTCATTGACATTGAACTATTCGACACCGAACGGATATCTTTCTGGAACATCTATTGGAGCTTCCCCCAATATTGTTACCGACACTCTGGGATATAGTTCTTTTGGTGAGCTGACGGCATATGATGCACAATATGGCGGAACTAGCTTATATTCATATACGTTAACGAGAGACGATCTAGGTCGAGTCTCATCTAAAACAGAAACGTTGGACGGAGTATCACAAACTTTTGAGTACGATTACGACAGTGTCGGTCGACTTATAGAGGTAAAGAAGAATTCCATTATTCAGTCTACTTATGGATACGACACGAATAATAATCGAGTTTCCGGAAATGTTGGTTCGCAGACGATCACGGCTAGTTACGATGCTCAAGATCGTATCACGTCTTATAATGTCTTTACTTATGTACATAACACCAACGGCGAAATGATTTCCAAAACCAATACTTTGACGGGAGAAACTACTACTTTCACATACGACTCATTTGGAAATACAAAAACCGTGACGCTACCGAATAGTGACGTCATATCTTATTACTACGATGGCTTATTTAGAAGAGTTGCAAAGAAGGTTAATTCCACGCTTATAAAGCGATGGGTGTACATGGATCAACTTCGGGTTGCTGCCGAGCTTGATGGCGCGGGAAATCTACAGAAACGGTTTGTATACGCATCAAAATCTAATGTTCCCGACTACATGGTAATGTCAGGTTCTTCTTACAGAATTGTATCCGACAGCTTAGGTTCACCTCGTCTTGTCGTAAAAGTTTCAGATGGTTCTGTGCTTCAGAAAGTTACCTACGATGAGTTCGGAAGAGTATTGAGTGACACCAATTCTGGTGCAATTCCGTTCAAGTTTGCTGGGGGGCTCTATGATGAAGATACTCATCTCATTCGATTCGGAGCGAGAGACTATGATCCTAGTATAGGCAGATGGTTGAGTAAGGATCCCATTTTATTCTTAGCAGGTGACTCAAACGTATTTGGCTACGTTGCTCAGGATCCTGTTAACTCCATAGATCCTAGTGGACTATACGAAATATGTACGACCCCGTTGGGCGGGTTCAGTAGCGAATTTGGTCCGGTATATCATCAATATTTATGTGCTAATGGCGTCTGTGGAGGACAAACGCGTAGTGGAAACGCGATAAGCAGCGCAGGAGTGGATTCGAATGATCCTGCGCCAGGCAGCACTGGAGTGAAATGTAAAGAAGGGCCCAAACATCGTCAAGGCTGTATGGATCAATGTGTTGCAGATGCTATTGGTGGTTCTCGACCTCAATATAGCGTGATAAACGTAGGTGGTGCAAACTGCCAAAAATGGGTCAGTGACACAGTCGAGAGGTGTTCGGCGCAATGCAATCGAAATTAA
- the gntA gene encoding guanitoxin biosynthesis heme-dependent pre-guanitoxin N-hydroxylase GntA, which translates to MDISQVESDIHNLISQKNYPCIAAVQALFKKELIFDTYSSFGSGESARTLAANLIAFKEKQRSQKIQNLTYFAIFPQDSVNSEEEFEMKLWNELSAMWNHPNIAGNWDPTFSDNPEDKNFCFSLDGSAYFVVGLHPLSSRLSRRLPYPALVFNLYSQFHELQEQGLYQPMIKLNRQRDERFQGSVNPMAELHNDVWEAIQFSGRANSSDWKCPFTKGLVGLAKKALSRV; encoded by the coding sequence ATGGACATTTCTCAGGTTGAATCTGACATTCATAATTTGATCTCTCAGAAAAATTATCCCTGTATTGCTGCGGTTCAAGCTCTTTTCAAAAAAGAACTGATCTTCGACACGTACTCAAGCTTTGGCAGCGGTGAGAGCGCTCGAACCTTGGCGGCGAACTTGATCGCATTTAAAGAAAAACAGCGATCTCAAAAAATTCAGAACCTCACTTACTTCGCGATTTTTCCGCAGGATTCAGTCAACAGCGAAGAAGAATTTGAAATGAAACTTTGGAATGAGCTTTCGGCGATGTGGAATCATCCCAATATCGCCGGCAATTGGGATCCGACATTCAGTGACAATCCGGAAGACAAGAATTTCTGTTTTAGTTTAGACGGCAGCGCATACTTTGTTGTAGGACTGCATCCATTAAGCAGCCGTCTTTCGCGTCGCCTTCCTTATCCCGCTTTGGTTTTTAACTTGTACAGTCAATTTCACGAACTTCAAGAGCAAGGCCTTTATCAGCCGATGATCAAGTTAAACCGTCAGCGCGATGAGCGTTTTCAAGGCTCCGTCAACCCGATGGCAGAACTTCATAACGACGTGTGGGAAGCAATTCAGTTTTCCGGTCGTGCGAACTCTTCGGATTGGAAGTGTCCTTTCACGAAAGGACTTGTGGGATTAGCGAAAAAGGCGTTGTCGCGTGTCTGA